The Arthrobacter sp. PM3 genome contains the following window.
ACACGATTCCCGGCGAGCTGCAGGCTCTCGCGGACACCACCGGGCCGGCCGCGCTCTACGGCACCGCGCCGGTTGATGTTCCTGGGCCGGATGATGCCCGCGGTACGCCGCCGGACGGCGGCGCCCCGAAAGCACAAGGTAAAGGCAAAGCGAAGGACGGTGGCACGTTTTGGATCTGAACGCTGACCTGGGGGACTCCTTCGGGACCTGGACCATGGGCGACGACGCCGCCATGTTCCCGCTCGTCACAAGCGCCAGCGTGGCCTGCGGGCTGCACGCCGGCGACCCGGTGACCATGCTGGACACCTGCCGGGCCGCCTACGAACTCGACGTCCGGGTGGGGGCGCACATCGGTTATCCGGACCTGGCCGGGTTCGGCCTTCGCGGGCTGGACATGACCTTCGACGACCTTTTCGGCGCGGTGCTCTATCAGCTCGGCGCACTCGACGGCGTCGCCCACGCGGTCGGCGCCTCGGTGGACTACGTCAAGATGCACGGGGCGCTCTACGACCGCACCGTGCGCGACGCCGAACAGTCGTCCGCCGTGATCGCCGCCATCCAGGCCTACGATCCCGGTCTGCCCGTCCTCGGCTTCCCGGGCTCGGCCCTGCTGGGCATCGCCAAGGAGGCCGGCCACCCCGTGTTCTCAGAAGCCTTTGCCGACCGCGCGTACCTGCCGGACGGCACGCTCGTGCCGCGCTCGCAGGACGGTGCCGTGCTGCACGACGCCGGCGAGGTCGCCCGCCGGGCGGTGCGCCTGGCGACGGCGGGTGAAGTCGAGGCGGTCGACGGCACCGTGCTCCGGGTCCAGCCGCAGTCGCTGTGCCTGCGCGGGGACACCCCCGAAGCCGTTGCCACGGCCGCCGCGGTGCGCGCGGCCTTGGCGGACGCCGGCGTCGAACTGGAGAGTTTCGCCTGATCCGCGGGTGCTAGCCGAACAGCAGGTTCGCCACGGTGAAAATGGCCAGCCCGGCCAGGGCGCCCACCACGGTGCCGTTGATCCGGATGAACTGCAGGTCCTTGCCCACCTGCAGCTCGATCTTCTGCGAGGTTTCCTCGGCGTCCCAGCGGGCCACGGTGTCGGTGATGACCCCGGCGATGTCCGAGCGGTAGGTCCTGACGAGGTAGCCCGCGGCGTCCCCGATCCAGGCGTTCACCTTGCCGGCGAGTTCCGGATCGACTACGAGCCGGGTGCCGAAGTCATGCACGGCCGCCTTGAACTTCACGCTCAGCTCGCTGTGGGGATCGTCGACGGCGGTGAGCAGCGCCGACTTGATGGTGCCCCAGGTCCGGGAGGCGAGCTCCCGGACCTCCGGGTCGCCGAGGACCTGCGCCTTGATGCCCTCGGCCCGGGCGATCATGACGG
Protein-coding sequences here:
- a CDS encoding 5-oxoprolinase subunit PxpA, with the protein product MDLNADLGDSFGTWTMGDDAAMFPLVTSASVACGLHAGDPVTMLDTCRAAYELDVRVGAHIGYPDLAGFGLRGLDMTFDDLFGAVLYQLGALDGVAHAVGASVDYVKMHGALYDRTVRDAEQSSAVIAAIQAYDPGLPVLGFPGSALLGIAKEAGHPVFSEAFADRAYLPDGTLVPRSQDGAVLHDAGEVARRAVRLATAGEVEAVDGTVLRVQPQSLCLRGDTPEAVATAAAVRAALADAGVELESFA